One Vicingus serpentipes DNA window includes the following coding sequences:
- a CDS encoding T9SS type A sorting domain-containing protein has protein sequence MKYIFTILFLCICFFSKAQDTLTVMSYNVLRYPLSNPTKADTLKPIIKAVNPDIFLITELTSSTGATTILNDALNVDGVSHYQKATYQNGPDTDNMLFYNSDKLTLKSQYEIPTVLRNISEYVLFVDNGFLTPLSDTIFIHCYMAHLKASNTPADSIQRNQEAVIFKNYLDSKSQPIENIFFGGDFNLYTSEEAAYNTILNGGNILLKDPINTPGEWHNNFNFRSIHTQSTRSSSIGDGGSSGGMDDRFDFIIVGEDVMNGANQITYVPNSYIAFGNDGNHFNKSINGTPTNTAVSSNIADALYYMSDHLPVVMKVYHDGQVSVEEVSNKNDWKGYFYENEFKFKTTKNERTLNFELYNLVGKKIHSKEVSNTKTYNFNLSSFSPGLYFMNVSNGSSQKTYRIVNH, from the coding sequence ATGAAATACATTTTCACCATACTATTCTTATGCATTTGTTTTTTTTCAAAAGCTCAAGACACATTAACTGTAATGTCTTATAACGTCTTAAGGTACCCTTTATCTAATCCAACCAAGGCAGATACATTAAAACCGATCATAAAAGCAGTAAACCCTGATATTTTTTTAATTACTGAACTTACAAGTTCAACTGGAGCTACAACTATTTTAAACGACGCTTTAAATGTTGATGGTGTTAGCCATTATCAAAAAGCGACATATCAAAACGGACCTGATACTGATAATATGCTATTTTATAATAGTGATAAATTAACTCTAAAATCTCAATACGAAATACCAACTGTGCTCCGAAATATTAGCGAATATGTTCTATTTGTAGATAATGGTTTTTTAACACCTCTTTCAGATACTATATTTATTCATTGCTACATGGCACATCTTAAAGCTAGTAATACTCCAGCCGATTCAATCCAACGGAATCAAGAAGCTGTAATTTTTAAAAACTATTTAGATTCCAAATCTCAACCAATTGAAAATATCTTTTTTGGAGGTGACTTTAATTTGTACACGAGTGAAGAAGCTGCATACAATACCATTTTAAATGGCGGGAATATATTACTTAAAGATCCTATAAACACCCCAGGAGAATGGCATAACAACTTTAATTTCAGAAGCATACATACCCAAAGCACCAGAAGTAGCTCTATTGGAGATGGAGGTTCAAGTGGAGGCATGGATGATAGATTTGATTTTATTATTGTTGGAGAAGACGTTATGAATGGAGCAAATCAAATTACTTATGTTCCAAACTCCTATATTGCTTTTGGAAATGATGGAAATCATTTTAATAAATCTATAAATGGAACACCTACAAATACAGCCGTTAGTTCTAATATTGCTGACGCTCTTTATTATATGTCTGACCACCTACCAGTTGTTATGAAAGTTTATCATGATGGACAAGTAAGTGTTGAAGAAGTTTCAAACAAGAATGATTGGAAGGGGTATTTTTATGAAAATGAATTTAAATTTAAAACCACAAAAAACGAAAGAACACTAAATTTTGAACTATATAATTTAGTGGGAAAGAAGATCCATTCGAAAGAGGTTTCTAATACAAAAACTTACAATTTCAATCTATCATCTTTTAGCCCCGGACTTTATTTTATGAATGTAAGTAATGGCTCTTCTCAAAAAACATACAGAATAGTTAACCACTAA
- a CDS encoding endonuclease/exonuclease/phosphatase family protein has product MKKLFLFLSFSVIAGASALFAQTEKPTESKKEYYVAGIGFYNLENLFDTIVDADTNKILQDDFTPNGNKAWNGERYHQKLENLSKVISELGTDVHPDGLACLGVAEIENKSVLEDLVKTEKLKSRNYQIVHYESPDKRGIDVGFLYNPSHFKVISSQSYTLKIENNNSFKTRDQLVVNGELNGELIHIIVAHWPSRSGGQKRSAPKRNAAGQLARAIIDSIQAIDAKAKILFMGDLNDDPTNASVKKYLNTVPKKEDTQANQLFNPMESYYKKGIGTLAYRDTWNLFDQIIVSSGLVDEDYSTYKYYSTKIYNKPYMKQTSGRYQGYPFRTYAGGAYAGGYSDHFPVYLFLIKEK; this is encoded by the coding sequence ATGAAAAAACTTTTCCTATTTCTATCTTTTTCAGTAATAGCTGGCGCATCAGCACTTTTTGCACAAACCGAAAAACCGACTGAATCAAAAAAAGAATACTATGTTGCAGGTATAGGATTCTACAATTTAGAAAACTTATTTGATACTATTGTTGATGCAGATACTAACAAAATACTGCAAGATGACTTTACTCCAAATGGAAATAAAGCATGGAACGGAGAGCGTTATCATCAAAAATTAGAAAACCTATCCAAAGTGATTTCTGAATTAGGTACAGACGTTCATCCAGATGGATTAGCCTGCTTAGGAGTTGCTGAAATTGAAAACAAATCCGTTTTGGAAGATTTAGTAAAAACAGAAAAATTAAAATCAAGAAATTATCAAATAGTCCATTACGAATCTCCAGACAAAAGAGGTATTGATGTAGGTTTTTTGTATAATCCTTCTCATTTTAAAGTAATTTCTAGCCAATCATACACTTTAAAAATAGAGAATAATAACTCGTTTAAAACTCGTGATCAATTGGTTGTAAATGGAGAATTGAATGGGGAATTAATTCATATAATAGTTGCTCATTGGCCATCAAGAAGTGGTGGACAAAAAAGAAGTGCTCCTAAAAGAAATGCAGCTGGCCAATTGGCAAGAGCTATCATCGATTCAATTCAAGCAATTGACGCAAAAGCAAAAATTTTATTTATGGGAGATTTAAATGATGATCCTACAAATGCAAGCGTTAAAAAATATTTAAATACTGTACCTAAAAAAGAAGATACACAAGCCAATCAGTTATTTAATCCAATGGAATCTTACTACAAAAAAGGAATTGGAACATTAGCTTATCGCGACACTTGGAATTTATTTGACCAAATTATTGTTTCTTCAGGCCTAGTTGACGAAGACTATTCTACCTACAAATATTATAGTACAAAAATTTATAATAAACCCTACATGAAACAAACTTCAGGCAGATACCAAGGTTATCCATTTAGAACTTATGCTGGTGGCGCTTACGCTGGCGGATATTCTGACCACTTTCCTGTTTATTTGTTTTTAATTAAAGAAAAGTAA
- a CDS encoding sensor histidine kinase: protein MNIYSKKQRWKLLLAGAATLIVIASLWYTNVLVKKIADQEREQVQLWAEAIKNKATLVNYTSELFDKISKEERNRIEIWAEASKRAITSTNDNDISFYIEIIAGNTTIPVIVVDEKENIVNHRNFDPEKSKNPDFLKNELELIKTINPPIELDIRITKDYTLHQKLYYKDSKIFSELKTVLDNLIESFISEVVINSASVPVIFTDSTQTKIIEYGNLSPDKADIPKYLETTIQEMKEENEPISVAINHNTINYIFYKDSELLQQLKFYPFVQFFIIGLFLIIAYYLFSTSRKVEQNQVWVGMAKETAHQLGTPLSSLIAWVEYLKMKDIDENTITELSKDITRLEMITERFSKIGSIPKLEDENITEVISQTLDYLKVRISKKVSVQFNKDHQVFAKLNPSLFSWVLENIIKNAVDAMKGEGVIMIKVTDQSQYIYIDISNTGTPIPRAKQKNIFEPGFTTKQRGWGLGLSLVKRIIENYHAGKIFVKQSDEVSTTFRIVLNK from the coding sequence TTGAATATATATTCTAAAAAACAACGTTGGAAATTATTATTAGCTGGAGCAGCAACTCTTATAGTTATTGCATCACTTTGGTACACAAACGTTTTAGTAAAAAAAATTGCCGACCAAGAACGTGAACAAGTTCAACTTTGGGCTGAAGCAATTAAAAATAAAGCGACTTTAGTTAATTATACAAGCGAACTTTTTGATAAAATTTCAAAAGAAGAACGAAACAGAATTGAAATTTGGGCTGAAGCAAGCAAGAGAGCAATTACGTCAACTAATGATAATGACATCTCTTTTTATATTGAAATAATTGCAGGGAATACGACTATACCTGTTATCGTTGTTGATGAAAAAGAAAATATTGTAAACCATAGAAATTTTGACCCCGAAAAAAGTAAAAATCCTGATTTCTTAAAAAATGAATTAGAGTTAATTAAAACAATTAACCCTCCTATTGAACTTGATATAAGAATTACAAAAGATTATACTTTACATCAAAAACTATATTACAAAGACTCTAAAATATTTTCTGAGTTAAAAACAGTTTTAGACAATTTAATTGAATCATTTATTTCTGAAGTTGTTATCAATTCTGCTTCTGTTCCAGTTATTTTTACAGATAGTACCCAAACTAAAATTATTGAATACGGAAATTTATCCCCAGATAAAGCAGACATTCCTAAATATCTTGAAACTACAATTCAAGAAATGAAAGAAGAAAACGAACCAATTTCGGTAGCAATAAATCACAACACAATTAATTATATTTTTTACAAAGATTCAGAACTACTTCAACAACTTAAATTCTATCCTTTTGTTCAATTCTTTATTATTGGCTTATTTCTAATCATTGCTTATTATCTTTTTAGCACTTCTCGTAAAGTAGAGCAAAATCAGGTATGGGTTGGTATGGCTAAAGAAACAGCACATCAACTAGGCACTCCCTTGTCTTCTTTAATAGCTTGGGTTGAATACTTAAAAATGAAAGATATTGATGAGAACACTATCACTGAACTTTCTAAAGACATTACACGACTAGAAATGATTACTGAACGTTTTTCTAAAATAGGGTCTATTCCAAAACTAGAAGATGAAAACATAACTGAAGTAATCAGTCAAACATTAGATTATTTAAAAGTCCGAATTTCTAAAAAAGTGAGTGTTCAATTCAATAAAGATCATCAAGTTTTTGCAAAGCTCAATCCATCTTTATTTAGTTGGGTTTTAGAAAATATCATTAAAAACGCTGTAGACGCCATGAAAGGAGAAGGTGTTATAATGATTAAAGTTACCGATCAATCACAGTATATTTACATTGACATTAGCAATACCGGAACACCTATTCCTAGAGCAAAGCAGAAAAATATTTTTGAACCAGGCTTCACAACCAAACAGCGTGGGTGGGGTTTAGGCTTGTCACTAGTAAAACGGATAATCGAAAATTATCATGCAGGTAAAATTTTTGTTAAACAATCTGATGAAGTTTCAACAACTTTTAGAATTGTATTGAATAAATAA